In Thermococcus chitonophagus, the genomic stretch CGCTGTTAAGGCCATGATGAACCTCGGGATAAGGCCAAAGAGAACCGTAATCTTGGCCTTCGTCAGCGATGAGGAGACCGGAAGCAAGTATGGAGTTGAGTGGCTGATAGAGAACCATCCAGAGCTTTTCAAGAAGGACGACCTAATCTTAGTCCCCGATGGAGGAAATTCAGAGGGAACGTTCATCGAGGTTGCAGAGAAGAGCATCCTCTGGTTCAAGCTTAAAGTTAAGGGGAAGCAGGTTCACGCGAGCATGCCCGATAAAGGCCTGAACGCCCATAGGGTTGCCTTAGATTTAGCGTACCGCTTGGATAAGTTCCTCCACGAGAAGTACGATAAGAGGGACGAGCTGTTCGATCCTCCAGAGAGCACCTTTGAGCCTACAATGGTCAGGAATCCCGCAAGCTCCCCGAACATAGCCCCAGGGGAGCATGAGGTAGTGTTTGACTGCAGAATCCTCCCAGATTACAGCCTCGATGAGGTTCTAGAGGACGTTAAGAGGCTTGCAGATGAGGTGAGGGAGAGGTACAGGAAGGACGACCTCCCCAGGATCGAGGTTGAAGTCCTGCAGAGGCTGGACGCTCCTAAGCCCACAGATCCAAACAGCGAGATAGTTAAACTACTCAAGGAGGCAATAAGGAGGCTTAGGGGCAAGGAAGCCAAGGTCGGCGGGATAGGTGGTGGAACCTTTGCGGCGTTCTTCAGGAAGCTCGGGATTCCTGCCGTGGTTTGGGCCACCCTAGATGAGATGGCCCACCAGCCCAACGAGTACGCGAAGATAGATAATATGGTCGAGGACGCTAAGGTGATGGCGACCCTCGCTCTTCTCTAATTTTCTTCTTTCCTTTATTTTAGAGAATCCTTAGTTAGGATTTTTTGGTGATAGTGAAAAATGGAAAGTTTTAAAATGTCGTCCCGTCACTAGTGATGGGGTGTTCACTTTGTTCAGCACGAGACCCATAAGGAATGAGAAAGACCTGTTTGGGAAAGGGCATAGAGAAGCGGTAAGAAAGCTTAACAAAGCTGTAGAGGAGGGGGACTTTGCCGCAATTCTTGGTCCGAGGAGGGTTGGGAAAACAAGCGTGATAAATGTCTTCCTTAATAAGTATGGTTCAAAATACAAGTACCTCTATTATGACCTAGCATTTGGAATGGGTCGGGAGGCGATAAGCTATACAGAACTCACACCAGTCATGAGCAACATCTCTGAAGAAGATCTTGACTACTCCGCAACGTTAAGCCTCGGGATAGTGAAGATGGACATAAGGCCCAAGAAAGCTGTAGAATTTCAAAATGCATTCCTTAATTTACTCAGGTTCCTAAATAAAAGGGGAGAGGAGGTCGTCATTATATTCGACGAAGCCCAAGTGCTTCCACGGTTTGCGCCTTTAAACATGCTCGGCATGCTCCAAACAATCTCTGATGGATTCGAGAATGTAACGGTGGTTCTTTCTGGCTCGATGCCCGGACTACTTGAAAGGATACTGAACCCAAGCGAGGATAAACCATTCTTTGCAAGGTATGTTGAGAAGATACATGTTTCACGGTGGAAGCTTGGGGAAAGTGTAAAGTACCTCAAGAGAGGGCTTGCGAAAATAGGATACACCGAGGATGAACTAATTGAGGCTGCTACGGAGCTTTCAAACGTCCCCGGCTTTTTGGCCTATTACGGCAGGCTCAGGATTAATGGGAAGTCTCACAATAGGGCACTACTTGCAACGGTAGAGTATGCCGTGAAGTTGTGGAAGCTAGATATTAAGAACTTCATCAGAGTTTATAAGTCCCCTGCATACGTTGTTGCCCTGAAAAAGGTGGCAAGAGGTCCCTCTTTTGGCGTTACTACGGAGGAGATACTTGCGGAGGTTACCTCGCTTACTGGGATCTCAGAGAGGAGGGCAAAAAGCGTGCTGAGGAACCTCGTTGATGGGGGCTTACTAATAAAACCAAAGAGAGGAATTTATCAAATCCCCGAAAAACCACTGAGAAAAGCAATTCTCGAACTCCAAGACAAAGAAGTCTACAATCTTTGACACTCTTCTTAAGTTTCTACTATAATCCCGAGAGAAACATTCCACTTGTGTCCCTCACTTCAAGCTAAGCTGGTTGTTGTTTCCCTGTAACAAGCCGATAACGAAGAAGGGAGAACTTCTCTCTCAGAAAGCAATAATTTATAAAAGTAGCGAGCTAAAGCTCTTCCTCTTCCTCCTCCATAAGCCCGTACTTCTCAAGCTCCCTGAGGAGCTTCCTAACTGCCTCCCATGCGTCAGCTTCGCTCTTCGCTCCAGAACATACGATCTTACCCGAGGAGAAGAGCAGGATTACCGCTCTCGGCTCCTTAACCCTATAAATAACTCCGGGGAACTGCTCTGGCTCATATTCACAGTTTGGAAGGGTTAGGGCAACGTTATCTAGGTTAAACTCCCTTCCTATGTCACCGCTGAACACCATGTTCTGAATATCAATTTGGGGGGCCCTCTTGAACTTGACTCCAATACCTTTAAGCTTCTGAACAAGCTTTGCAACTGCCCTCTCAATGTCCTGAACGCTCTTAGCCCCGGTAACAACGAGCTTACCAGAGCTGAATATCAGAAGGGCGACCTTCGGGTCATCGAAGCGACAGATAATACCCGGGAACTCCTCGGGATTGTACTTAGAATTTGGGCATATATCGAGAACCTTCTCCAAATCGAGCTGAGCAAAGAGATCTACGGAAGCGACAATATTCTCTATCCTGAGCTTGACCTTGCTCGTGTCCACCATGTTAACACCTCCCTTTAAAAAGCCCTTTATAAATACAAAGCCCACTCTTTTTAAACCTTATCTAGGCCTAGGGATACAAGAAGTAACCACCAAAAGTAGAAAATTCAAATCTGGGATATTATTTTCGAAACAATTTCTTGAATTTTGGCTTGAAATTCGTCAAAACTGCAATCGTTGACTATCATGTAGTCCGCCAAAGCTATAACCTCTCCAATTCCGAACCTCAGCTCCTTCTTATCCCTGTCGACGAACTCCTCCCATGTCTTTGGATCGTCGCTCCTTCCCCTCCTCCTGAGCCTCTCGAACCTCATCCTAGGAGGAGAGTGGACTGCTAGGATTATGGTTTCCTCCTCGCTGAACTTTTTCCTGAACTCTTCAACTTCGTATGGACTCCTAACGCCCTCTATGACCACTATTGGTTCAGTCTCAAGCAGCTTTTCCACCTTGGGAATAGTCAGGATGGCAACTGCTCCAGGCCCTAGTTCTTCCCTGACCTTGAGGCTCACTTCTTTGAGGCCCTCTGGAGTCCTAGGGATCCCCCTTCTGTCAGCTTCTTCCCTAATGGCATCTCCCATGGAAACTACCGGAATGCCCCTCTTCTGGAAGGCCTTAGCGACCTCACCCTTTCCCGAGCCGGGCATCCCAGTTAAAAGAATGATCATGGGAGAGCCCTCAGTAAGTTCTTGCGAACCTCGCTATAAACTTAGCCTCCCTGCCGCATACTGGACACTTCTTCCCCTCTGGTGCCTCGGGGTTAGGATAAGGTGTTCCGAGCATCTTTGCCTCGAGCTCCTCCTCCATCTTAAGCCCGCACTCCTCGCTGCCGCACCACGGGATCTCGACTACCCCCCTCCTGTCTTCAAAGGCCTTCTTTGCCTCCTCCAGAGTGTCGACCCTCTTTATGTGACTCTCGAGCCACTTTCTCGACCTCTCAGCTAGGTAGTTCATTATATCGTCGAACAGCCCCCTAACCTTGTCAACGAGCTCCTCCCTGCTTATTGTGATCTTCTCGAGCTTATCCCTCCTCGCGATGACTACCGTTCTGTTTTCAGCGTCCCTCGGCCCGACCTCTATTCTTACTGGAACTCCCTTAAGCTCCCAGTCGTAGAACTTCCATCCGGGCCTCTTGTCCCTCAGGTCGAGGTGAACCCTTATTCCAGCCGTCCTTAACTCTTCCTCGATCTCCCTAGCGTAGGAGTAGACTTTCTCCTCCTCGCCCTTCTTCGGTATCGGGACTATAACTACCTGAATAGGGGCTATCGTTGGAGGCAAAACCATCCCCCTGTCGTCCCCGTGTATGGCTATGACGGCAGCGAGGAGTCTCTCGCTCATTCCGAACGTCGTCTGGTGGACATAGGCGTGAGTTCCATCCTCTTTCTCGTAAATTATGTTGTAGGCCCTAGCGAAGTTGTCCTTGTAGTGGTGCATGGTTCCTATCTGAAGCGTCCTTCCATCGGGCATCACAACCTCTGCTCCCAGGGAGTAGTATGCTCCAGGGAACTTGTCCCACTCGGGCCTCTTCGAGATTATGTAAGCTATAGCAAGCTTTTTCATGAGGTTGTCGAATATCTCCAGATCTTCTTTTATCTGCCTTTCCGCATCCTCAAAGTCTACGTGTGCTGTATGGGCTTCGAAGAACCTGCTTATCTCCCTAACCCTGATTAAAGGCCTCGTGTGCTTGGTCTCGTAGCGGTAGACGTTGACTATCTGATATATCTTGAATGGCAAATCGGCATGAGACCTGATCCAGCCTCCCCTGTCCTTGGAGAACATGGGGTAGATAGCGGTCTCGCTTGTTGGCCTCAGAATGAGCTTAACGTCGAGCTCGTCATGACCTGCATGGGTTATCCAGAAGACCTCCCCCTCGAAACCGGCTATATGCTCGGCCTCCTTCTTGAACTCGGTTTCGGGGATTAAAGCCGGGAACAACACTTCTTGATGACCAGTTCTCTCCATCTCCTCGTGAATGAACCTCTCTATGTTTCTCATTATTTTAAGCCCGTATGGCAACCAAACGTTCATTCCCTTAACGGGGTACCTCTTATCTAGAATTCCAGCCTCCTCTATTACATCGTTGAACCACTCGCTGAAGTTCTCGCTCCACTTCTTCCTCTCCACCATAAGACCACCTAAAGTTAGCCGGGTTAAGTAATTTTTAATCTTTCGTTTTGTCTTTGAAAAGCTTTTAATTGACGAAATAAAAGCTACCTGCATGGACAAGAGGAAGGTTATAATAAGGCACTCGCTCGCGAGCATAATAGCTTTGGCTGTCTTTGGGGGAAGCAGGTTCCTCTACAACGTTGTTGTGGCAAGGAGGTATGGAGTAGAGATCCTTGGAGAGGTAAACTCTCTAATTTCACAAGCCTTCCTGCTTGCCGGCTTCCTAGCCTTTTTCTCCGTGGGTTTGGGCAAATTCACGGCGGAGTTCCTGGGGAGGAGAGAAGAGGAGAGAATCAAGTCGATAACTAGCGTTTCCTATGCTTTTCCTCTCTTGGGGCTTCTCTTAGCTCCAATTAATCTTCAGCTCGCTGTTCTCTCTGTACTGAGGGCCTTACAGCTCACGTTCCGCTCGTTCATCTACGGACTTCACAGAGGAGAGGTCTACGCTTACGCGGTTCTCTTGGGCTTTCTGGGCTTCCTTGTGGGCTTTCTTGATGGGGTTTTGATGCCCTACTATCTCCTCTTGGGCATGATTTCAGGGTTTGGCCTTGCTTATTCAATGAAATTCCTGGGGAGGCCCAGGGTAGGGGAAGTTAAAGGGCTCGTTAAGTACTCGGGCTGGGCCTTCTTGGGCGGTATAGCTGGTATATTCCTAATCCAGGCCCCGTACTTTCTCACGGAAAAGCTTGCAGGCTCTAGGGTGGCGGGAGCTGTGTCGGCAATGCTCTCAACTTCGTTCCTGCTCTCTTACATGCCTCAGGTGCTCCAATCCGCAATCGTTCCCCTTTACGCCTTCGACTATGGCCGAGGTAGAAGGGAGGAAATTAAAGCTTTAGCAGAGGAAGCAACCACTCTGCTTTCCCTGCTGACCGCCTTGGCGGTATTCCTGATGCTTCTCCTCTCAAACCTCTTGGAGAATATCTTTAGAATAGAGTTTGGGTGGTCCTTCCTCCTTTCCCTTCTAGCTGTTGAAGTCTACGTGGTTTTCAACCCCCTGATAAACGTCCTGAGCGCTACGGAGTACATAAAGAGATCCGCCATATACTCCCTTACTGGTGCCCTCGTTTCCCTTCTTCTGTGGCTCTCCCTAATTCCGAGAATTTATGAGGTGGGAACATTCCTGGGGCTTTTGGCTGGATATTCAATTATATTCCTGCTCGTTCTAGCCGAGACAAGAAGGAGGTTCGGGGTAAAAATTACATCAATAAGGCCCTTTGTATTGGCGATGCCCTTTCAGGCGATTTCAATAAAGCTCCCAGTTCTGGGCTTAATTGCTTACTTACTCATAGAATATAAAGATTTGAGAAGAGCGGTCAGGCTTTTCCTCCGTGGTATAAAATCCTAATTATCTCATCTGGGAGCTTCTCGTTCTTTATCCTATCCTCGATTATCTTCTTGTCGTAGTCGACCTCGACGAACTTCACCCTTAGGGTTTCGGCATCTATCAGGGCGAAGGTTGCCTTGTGCTCCCTTGCTGGTGGGAAGCCCACGCTTCCGGGGCAGACGACCCTTCCGTACCTCGTCATTGCATCTACAGGATACCTCGGGCTTGCCACTATGAGCATCTCGTACTCTTTAACTGGCCTCATTATTGCCTCGTAATAGCTCGTTGGCTGGTCTGGAAGCACTTCTCCATCGAAGGGGTTTATTGGGCTACCGTAAACCCCGAATATCTCGTTGTCTCCTATCTTGTCCACGAGGTAAACCGGGAGATCCCTCAGGAACTCCCTACCCTCATGACCAAGCTTCTCCCACGTGTACTTGAGTGAAGCCTTGAGGTGCTTTGGTATCTCAAGCTTGTCTATATAATCCGGCCCCTCCGCGTGGGGATCACTCATGGCGATAAACTGGTCGTACTTACCCCTAATTATCTTCACCCTCTCGCTCTTCGCAAGATCCTTAATGGCATCTATAACCTCCCTAGGATAGGGGAATAGGCCGACTATGTTGCCCAGGATGTAGTACTTCTCGATCTCGTACCCTTCCTCCTTCATCTCCTCTATCTTCCCCAGGGCCGCCGTTAGGGCCGGAAGGTTTCCTGCTATGTTAGCGAGAACAGCCACGTACACCATCTTACCACCCCCTAGAACTTTTCTTTACCCAAATTAACTAAAATCCTTGAGGTATTTAAACCTTTTGATTGAGAACCTTCTCCCATATTTTGATCGCCATCCACTTGTCCAAGAATTCGTTGAAGGTTCCGCACTTGGGTGAATATATGCAGGCGGGACACCCGTCCTTGCATGGGCACTTGGCTATGTGCTCCTTACTCCTCACCATCAGCTTTTCAATGTTTTCGTATATTGGCCCTATTATTCCGGAACCCCCTTCGTTCCCATCATAAATGAACACCACCGGAAACCCGTGATAGTCGTCGTAGCTGTAGCCTCCAAGCTCCCTGGAGTCAACGTGCGTTACAACCGGAGATATCTTTATCAGGTTGTGCTCTATCGCGTGGAGGCCCGAACCAATGCCGTCCTTGCTGTCTATCATCTTCTTTACGGCGAAGACGAACTCAGGATCTGCTATTCCAGAGTCTTTTGAGTGCTTAGCTATAATGCTCCTTATGTAGTGGGTAGTTGCCCCCAGGAGCGTTGGGAAGAGCATCTTTCTCGATAGCCTGTTGTAGAGGAACATGGCTAATTCGGGATCAACTTCCGAGGCCTTTGCGAAGAACTCCCTGAACTCCTCTACGGGAACTGATTCTATCTCCCTGGGGAACACGAGCCAGATTCCCTCGGTTTCGAACTCCCTAACGTAGGGAGAGTCGAATGTCACCCTAGCGAACTTCCACCAGTCCTCGAAGTAGGTAACGGAGTACTCAACCTCTCCCTTCAGTACTCCCTCTTCCCTTAACCTCTCAAGCCTCTCCACGTGCCTCTCAACGTCCCTCCCCTTGACGGCGTAGCCGGTGTACTCGTGCCTAACCCTAAGCCTTCCCATGAACACCTTGACGGGCCCTACGGACTTATCCCTATAGGTTTCTAGGATCTCTATGCTCTCAACCTTGCTAACGTTCGTCTCAAGATCCTCCTGCATTGGGATCTCGCGGGCGAATACGAAGTGGAACTTCTCCCTCTTCACCTTGTCAACGGCCATGTAAAGTCTGCCCCTAGAGGGGTAGACCATCCCTGGGAGGAGGCTCCTGTGGAACTCGAGCTCGTCAACCTCCTCAACTATCATCTTCCTCTTCTTCAGGTAGTTTATGAACCTGAGAAGCTCAGTCCCGCTCCTCCTCATAAGCCCGGCCCTAACCCAGGGCTCATCCAAGACCAAGAAGAAGCTCTCATCGCTCGTCGTCCTTATCGAGGAGTAGTTAGCCGGCTTTCTTATCCTGACCTCATCCTTCCCAGTTATCGGGTTCTTCTGAACTTCAACTGCTCCCTCGCTCCTCAGCTCCTCAAAGGCCTTAAGCCAGTAGTCAGGAATCTCCTCAAGCTCAATGACGCCGAGCTCGGCCAGAAGGTAGTGAAGATGCTTTTTGGCTATCCTCTGATTGTTGAGATTTACCGGAATCCTCTCAACGAGTCCCTTCTCTATCCCCTCCACGAGCTCGTCGAAGTGCTCCTTGTAGTAGTAGTCGAGACCGTTCCTCCTCAGTATTATGGCATTTATTGCAACCCTGTTTGGATCCCTCCCAGCCCTTCCGAACCTCTGGATTAAAGAGAATAAACCATCTGACGGAATTCCGTAGTTTATCACAGCGTCGAGATCGCCTATATCTATACCGAGCTCAAGGGCATTTGTCGTTAGCAGAACCTTGAGGTGGCCTTCCTTAAAGTCCCTCTCTATCATCCACCTCTCTTCCTTGGTTAGGGTTCCCTTGTAAGTGGTTATGCTGTCAAACACGTCAGAAAAGAGGAACATTCTCATTACCCTCTCGGTTCCCCTCCTTGAGTCAAAGAAGACTAGGGTTTTGATGCCCTCCCTCACTAGCCTTTCAACTATCTGCCTTATTAATTGTTCACCAGTGAACCTCCTGGGCTCGAACATCACTATGTACCTCTTTGGACTCGGGCTTCCGGACCTAGTTACCTCCTCGAACTCCACCCCAAAGAATTCCCTGGCGAACTCTCCTGGGTTCCTGAGGGTTGCAGATAAAGCCAGAATCTGAGGATTTGAGCTTAATCTCTTGAGCCTAAAGAACAGCCTTCTGAAGACAAAGGCCACGTTCGTTCCAAAAACCCCCCTATACACGTGTAGTTCATCAACGACCAGCAGTTTGAGGTTCTTGAGCAACCACCTGTACTCCATCCACCTCGGCAAGATGTTGTGGTGGAGCATGTCTGGGGTCGTGAAGATGACGTTGGGCTTCTCCCTGAGTATCCTCCTCCTTTCGCTCCACTCCACGTCCCCGGTTAGTATTTCGGCCTTTACTGACCTGCCGGATACTTCCTTAAAGATTGCATTTTCGCGCCTGAACTTCTCCATTTGATTGTTTATCAAGGCTCGAGTCGGGTAGATCAGGAGAAAGGTTGAGGAGGGATCCTCAAGGAACTTGTCGAAGATGAACAGCCTGAATATCTCGCTCTTCCCGCTCGCGGTCGGAGTTGAAACTACAACGTTCTTCCCCGCGTACAGCTTTTCGAGGGCCTTCACTTGGTGGGAATAAAGTCTAAACCCAAGCCTCTCAACTAGCTCGTTGACTTCCTCATGCCTAAACTTGAACTCCCCATACTCACCAAAGCGGGGAGGTATCTCGTGGACGTTGACTATCTCGCTCTCCAAGCCTTTGAATACCTCTATCATTTCAGCTCCTTCAGGAATTTTTGAACGCCCTTAGGTAGTTCAACATCCTCTCCCTTTTCAAGCTTGTGCAGCTCCCTCCTGTAAGCTTCAAGGGGAGCACTTTCCTTCCCCAGGAACTCGGCGAAGGTTAACGGCCTCTTGTCGAGCTCTTCAAAGAACTTCTCGTAACCCTTATCCCTAACCACGTGGTGGTCTATTATCAGCTCGGCGTTGGTTTCGGCTATTATCCTGTTTATGTTCCTAATTCCTATGTCCCTGACGTTGCCCACCCTGTGCGTTAGGTACGTTGGAGGGCCTCCCGCGAATATAACATCAGGGTTCTTCTCGATAATCCATTCAATGGCCCTATCGTTTATAAGCTGGGTATCGCTCGCGTGCAGGACGGATTTTTTGCCGTCATCCACCAGCGTCATCAGCACGAAACCTAGCTTCGACCCTTCCCTTCCGTGAGGCACCGGAGGAGAGAACTCTACGGTGAAGCCGCCGAAGTCAAAGGCCCTTGAGTCGGCAAATTCTATTTTCTTTGCGATTGGATTTGCATTCTTCAAGAACTCGTGAGCCCTCTTCCTCTGGCTGTGGTTTATGTTCTCGGTCGGATGCTTTATCAGCAGAATCTTCCCCGTGTAGATTTCCTTAGCTTTTTCAACGGATGAGCTCTCATACAGGC encodes the following:
- a CDS encoding M20 family metallo-hydrolase, producing the protein MVQTLVELIKIPALSPDYGGEGEYDKAQKLLEIIKGWPFDKVEVYEAPDPRAKNGVRPSIIAYYYGQERDKRLWIITHLDVVPPGEGWTVTEPFKPLVKDGKVYGRGSEDNGQSLVASLYAVKAMMNLGIRPKRTVILAFVSDEETGSKYGVEWLIENHPELFKKDDLILVPDGGNSEGTFIEVAEKSILWFKLKVKGKQVHASMPDKGLNAHRVALDLAYRLDKFLHEKYDKRDELFDPPESTFEPTMVRNPASSPNIAPGEHEVVFDCRILPDYSLDEVLEDVKRLADEVRERYRKDDLPRIEVEVLQRLDAPKPTDPNSEIVKLLKEAIRRLRGKEAKVGGIGGGTFAAFFRKLGIPAVVWATLDEMAHQPNEYAKIDNMVEDAKVMATLALL
- a CDS encoding AAA family ATPase; this encodes MFSTRPIRNEKDLFGKGHREAVRKLNKAVEEGDFAAILGPRRVGKTSVINVFLNKYGSKYKYLYYDLAFGMGREAISYTELTPVMSNISEEDLDYSATLSLGIVKMDIRPKKAVEFQNAFLNLLRFLNKRGEEVVIIFDEAQVLPRFAPLNMLGMLQTISDGFENVTVVLSGSMPGLLERILNPSEDKPFFARYVEKIHVSRWKLGESVKYLKRGLAKIGYTEDELIEAATELSNVPGFLAYYGRLRINGKSHNRALLATVEYAVKLWKLDIKNFIRVYKSPAYVVALKKVARGPSFGVTTEEILAEVTSLTGISERRAKSVLRNLVDGGLLIKPKRGIYQIPEKPLRKAILELQDKEVYNL
- a CDS encoding TATA-box-binding protein; translated protein: MVDTSKVKLRIENIVASVDLFAQLDLEKVLDICPNSKYNPEEFPGIICRFDDPKVALLIFSSGKLVVTGAKSVQDIERAVAKLVQKLKGIGVKFKRAPQIDIQNMVFSGDIGREFNLDNVALTLPNCEYEPEQFPGVIYRVKEPRAVILLFSSGKIVCSGAKSEADAWEAVRKLLRELEKYGLMEEEEEEL
- a CDS encoding AAA family ATPase, with product MIILLTGMPGSGKGEVAKAFQKRGIPVVSMGDAIREEADRRGIPRTPEGLKEVSLKVREELGPGAVAILTIPKVEKLLETEPIVVIEGVRSPYEVEEFRKKFSEEETIILAVHSPPRMRFERLRRRGRSDDPKTWEEFVDRDKKELRFGIGEVIALADYMIVNDCSFDEFQAKIQEIVSKIISQI
- the proS gene encoding proline--tRNA ligase gives rise to the protein MVERKKWSENFSEWFNDVIEEAGILDKRYPVKGMNVWLPYGLKIMRNIERFIHEEMERTGHQEVLFPALIPETEFKKEAEHIAGFEGEVFWITHAGHDELDVKLILRPTSETAIYPMFSKDRGGWIRSHADLPFKIYQIVNVYRYETKHTRPLIRVREISRFFEAHTAHVDFEDAERQIKEDLEIFDNLMKKLAIAYIISKRPEWDKFPGAYYSLGAEVVMPDGRTLQIGTMHHYKDNFARAYNIIYEKEDGTHAYVHQTTFGMSERLLAAVIAIHGDDRGMVLPPTIAPIQVVIVPIPKKGEEEKVYSYAREIEEELRTAGIRVHLDLRDKRPGWKFYDWELKGVPVRIEVGPRDAENRTVVIARRDKLEKITISREELVDKVRGLFDDIMNYLAERSRKWLESHIKRVDTLEEAKKAFEDRRGVVEIPWCGSEECGLKMEEELEAKMLGTPYPNPEAPEGKKCPVCGREAKFIARFARTY
- a CDS encoding lipopolysaccharide biosynthesis protein translates to MDKRKVIIRHSLASIIALAVFGGSRFLYNVVVARRYGVEILGEVNSLISQAFLLAGFLAFFSVGLGKFTAEFLGRREEERIKSITSVSYAFPLLGLLLAPINLQLAVLSVLRALQLTFRSFIYGLHRGEVYAYAVLLGFLGFLVGFLDGVLMPYYLLLGMISGFGLAYSMKFLGRPRVGEVKGLVKYSGWAFLGGIAGIFLIQAPYFLTEKLAGSRVAGAVSAMLSTSFLLSYMPQVLQSAIVPLYAFDYGRGRREEIKALAEEATTLLSLLTALAVFLMLLLSNLLENIFRIEFGWSFLLSLLAVEVYVVFNPLINVLSATEYIKRSAIYSLTGALVSLLLWLSLIPRIYEVGTFLGLLAGYSIIFLLVLAETRRRFGVKITSIRPFVLAMPFQAISIKLPVLGLIAYLLIEYKDLRRAVRLFLRGIKS
- a CDS encoding metallophosphoesterase family protein; amino-acid sequence: MVYVAVLANIAGNLPALTAALGKIEEMKEEGYEIEKYYILGNIVGLFPYPREVIDAIKDLAKSERVKIIRGKYDQFIAMSDPHAEGPDYIDKLEIPKHLKASLKYTWEKLGHEGREFLRDLPVYLVDKIGDNEIFGVYGSPINPFDGEVLPDQPTSYYEAIMRPVKEYEMLIVASPRYPVDAMTRYGRVVCPGSVGFPPAREHKATFALIDAETLRVKFVEVDYDKKIIEDRIKNEKLPDEIIRILYHGGKA
- a CDS encoding DEAD/DEAH box helicase, with translation MIEVFKGLESEIVNVHEIPPRFGEYGEFKFRHEEVNELVERLGFRLYSHQVKALEKLYAGKNVVVSTPTASGKSEIFRLFIFDKFLEDPSSTFLLIYPTRALINNQMEKFRRENAIFKEVSGRSVKAEILTGDVEWSERRRILREKPNVIFTTPDMLHHNILPRWMEYRWLLKNLKLLVVDELHVYRGVFGTNVAFVFRRLFFRLKRLSSNPQILALSATLRNPGEFAREFFGVEFEEVTRSGSPSPKRYIVMFEPRRFTGEQLIRQIVERLVREGIKTLVFFDSRRGTERVMRMFLFSDVFDSITTYKGTLTKEERWMIERDFKEGHLKVLLTTNALELGIDIGDLDAVINYGIPSDGLFSLIQRFGRAGRDPNRVAINAIILRRNGLDYYYKEHFDELVEGIEKGLVERIPVNLNNQRIAKKHLHYLLAELGVIELEEIPDYWLKAFEELRSEGAVEVQKNPITGKDEVRIRKPANYSSIRTTSDESFFLVLDEPWVRAGLMRRSGTELLRFINYLKKRKMIVEEVDELEFHRSLLPGMVYPSRGRLYMAVDKVKREKFHFVFAREIPMQEDLETNVSKVESIEILETYRDKSVGPVKVFMGRLRVRHEYTGYAVKGRDVERHVERLERLREEGVLKGEVEYSVTYFEDWWKFARVTFDSPYVREFETEGIWLVFPREIESVPVEEFREFFAKASEVDPELAMFLYNRLSRKMLFPTLLGATTHYIRSIIAKHSKDSGIADPEFVFAVKKMIDSKDGIGSGLHAIEHNLIKISPVVTHVDSRELGGYSYDDYHGFPVVFIYDGNEGGSGIIGPIYENIEKLMVRSKEHIAKCPCKDGCPACIYSPKCGTFNEFLDKWMAIKIWEKVLNQKV
- a CDS encoding MBL fold metallo-hydrolase, whose protein sequence is MKIIPLASESLGVRSLALYLKVGKTGILIDPGVALGPKRYSLPPAESEMKALALAREKIQEYAKRTEIITISHYHYDHHTPFFEGLYESSSVEKAKEIYTGKILLIKHPTENINHSQRKRAHEFLKNANPIAKKIEFADSRAFDFGGFTVEFSPPVPHGREGSKLGFVLMTLVDDGKKSVLHASDTQLINDRAIEWIIEKNPDVIFAGGPPTYLTHRVGNVRDIGIRNINRIIAETNAELIIDHHVVRDKGYEKFFEELDKRPLTFAEFLGKESAPLEAYRRELHKLEKGEDVELPKGVQKFLKELK